The nucleotide sequence GAGGACAAGGAGTTCCTCTTCGACGACCTGCCGCGGGCCATCGCCGACGCCGAGACCGACTACTTCCGGATGAACGACGAACCGAAGACCCGCCACACGAAATCCGCCCGCAAGCGCCTCGTCGGCGCGATGGGCGGGTACCTCGGCGCGGCGAAGAAAGCCTGGAAATACCGCAAGATGTTCATCTAGACCAATGAGTGCACAACCCGGAACCCCCGACGTCGAACAGCCATCGATCGAAGACCGCCTCTACACCGTCAAGTACGAGGACCCCGGCGAGTCCCACCTCGACGTGGAACTGGCCGGCATCTGCGAGGAGAAGTGCGTCACCCAGGACTGCGTCTCGGTCTGTCCCGCCAACGTCTGGCGGATGGAGGGTGACGACGGCGTCCCAACCATCGCCTACGAGAACTGCCTCGAATGTGGCAGTTGCCGGTGGGCCTGCTCACATGGCAACGTCGTCTGGGAGTACCCAGAGAACGGCAGCGGCGTCTCCTACAAGTTCGGATAGTCCTGAATCGTCGGACGACGACGTTATCGTTGCGCTGTTTCCGGTTTGCACCGTCCGAGGCGAGTCGTCGATCCGCCCAGAATTGATAGCTGTCTGCAAACATATGGCCCCCCATGGCCACACAGTCGTCTGCCGATCTGCTCGCGTCGTCGATCCAGCGAACGATTCTCGGGGTCTTGCTGGCGATGGTGTGGGTCGGGCTGGGAGTCACAGTGCCGGCAGTGCTCGGTGGAGGAGTGCCCGGGACGATCGCGGTGGTGGTGCTGACAGTGCTGTTCGTCGCGGCGCTCGTTGCGTTGTTCGTCGAGGGGATTCGCGAGGGTCAAAAGGGATAGTTTCATACGACCGACGCGTGAGGAGTCGCCTGAACGATGGGACTCTTCAGACGCATTTCGATCGGGTTCGGACTGGCACGGCGCAGTGGTCGGGTATTGCGGGCACACCCGAATCTGCTTGCGTTCCCGCTGCTGGGTGGGCTCGCCGGCTTGGCGTTCGTCATGACGGTCTTCGGTGGGTTGTTCGTGGCCGATCTCGGATCGGGGGTAGTCATGTACGCCACGCTGTTCGTCGTCTACGTCGTCGAGACGTTCATCGCCTCCTTTTTCACGGCGGCGTTGGTCGCCGCGACGCGAGAGACCTTCCGGGGAGAGGAGCCCACGGTCCGGGCAAGTCTGGCCATCGCCTGGGAGAAGCGCTGGCAACTGCTGGCGTGGTCGGTCATCGCGGCGGTCGTCGGGGTGATCATCCGGGGAATCGAAGAGTCGAGTGAGATCGGCGGGACGATCCTGGCAGCGGTGTTTAGTTTCGCCTGGGGCGTCATGACGTACTTCATCGTCCCCGTGATCGTCTTCGAGGAGCCCTCGATCACGGGCATGTTCAAGCAGAGCGGCCGGACGATCAAGCGCACGTGGGGTGAATCCCTCGGGACGCTCTCGGCGATCAGTATCGTCACCGTCCTGCTCGTCCTCGGCGGGTTGGGGGTGGCGGTTGTGACGTTCCTGACAGTCGGCAGCACGGGCCTCCCGGGGCTCGTGGCGACAGTCGTGATCGGCGGCGGGGCGGTCCTGCTGGCATTCCTCGTCGGCCAGGCACTGACGGGCGTCGCCAAGACGGCGCTGTACGTCTACGCGACCGACGAGGAGGCTCCGGAGTTCTTCGAGGATATGGACTTCAGTCAACTTGGCGGCGGGAGTCAACGCTCGGCCGGGATGGCCGGCGGTCGGATCTGAGCGACGACGCGCAGGGACACACGGCACCGCCGGGGTCATATCACCCCAGCGCCACGTCCAGATACAACATCACGAGCACGCCGGCCATCGTCCCGAGCGTCGCGACGCGTTCGTTGCCACGAGTGTGAGTCTCGGGAACGATCTCGTCGCTGATGACGAACACCATCGCACCCGCCGCAAAGCCCATCGCGTAGGGAAGGAGAGGGGCAACGACAGTCACGGCGAGTGCGCCGAGAACGGCCAGCGGAATCTCGACGACGCCCGCTCGGATCCCGGCGACGGCGGCGTAGAGTCGCCGATCGAGACCGGCGTTGATGGCGGCGATCGAGACGGCGAGTCCTTCGGGGATATTCTGGATTCCGATCGCCAGCATGAGCGCCAGGGCAGCGCCGACGTCACCCGAGCCGAACCCGACGCCGACGGCGAGCCCCTCGGGAATGTTGTGCAGCGTGATCGCGAGGATGAACAGCACGACGCTCGCGACCCGTGGATCGTCGATCGGAAGCTGCTCGGACTGGCCGGCCGCGTCCGCCCGCTTGCGGCCCGTCAACAGGATGTGGGCGTGGGGGACCAGGGCGTCACCGCGATCCAACACGAGGACGCCCAGGGCGATCCCGATCAGGACCGGGAGCGGCCGGAGCAACCCGTCGGCGGCGACACCCGGCACCAGGATCTCGGTCGCGTCGATGCCCGGGACGATCAGGCTGGTGAACGCCGCGGCCATCATCACGCCGGCGGCGAATCCCAGCGCGCCGTCCAGGGCACGTTCGCTCGGATCGCGCCAGACCAGGACGAGCGACGCGCCAAGCAGGTTGAGCGCCGCGATGACGACACCGCCGATCAGCGCCTGGACGAGCCGGTTCTCGCCCACGAGATCGACGAAGAGACCAGTCACCATCGCCGATCGTTCCCAGGAGTGATCATCGTGTTAGCACTCGTCGGGTCGATATTTGAACCTTGTCCGTCGAGCGGACGTCGCTCCCAGAGAAGCCTGGACGCGGACAGTTTCGTCGGTTCTGTAATCAGCCGTCACCGTCGTGCAGCGCCCGGAGCGGCGTCACCCGTGGACCGCTGTCGGTCACCGTGACCCGTGCCTCGACGCCGAACACCTCGGCCAGCAACCCCTCAGTGATCACCGCCTCGGGGGGGCCGCGATCGTAGACCGCCCCGTCCCGCAACGCGACGACGTGATCGGCGTACCGGGCCGCCTGCTCGATGTCGTGAAGGACGATCCCGACCGTGACCTCCCGCTCGTCGCGGAGTCGCTCGACGATCCCCATCACCTCCAGCTGGTGGTGCATATCCAGAAACGTCGTCGGCTCGTCAAGCAGGAGAACGTCGGTCCCCTGGGCCAGCGCCATCGCGATCCAGACGAGTTGTTGCTGGCCGCCGCTGAGGCTACCGACCTCGCGGTCACGCAGGTGGCCGACCCCCGCCAGGTCGATCGCCTCGTCGATCGCTTCCCTGTCAGCCTCCGTGAGCGACTCGAAGAACCCCCGGTGTGGATACCGCCCGTGCCCCACCAGGTCCGCAACCGAGAGGCTGTCGGGTGCGACGTTCTCCTGAGACAGCAGTCCGAGCTTGCGGGCGAGTTCCTTCGCCTCCAGCGTGTGGACGTCCGTCCCATCGAGCAGAACGGTCCCGTCGTCGATGGAGAGCTGGTCGGCGAGGCCGGAAAGCAGCGTACTCTTGCCGCTGCCGTTCGGGCCGATCAGCGCCGTCACCTGCCCGGGCGGGAGTCTGATCGTCACGTCGTCGATCACTGGCTCCTCGCTCCCGGGATAGCCGGCGACGACGTCCTTGCCGAGGAACTCGCTGGCGTCGGGGGAAGGGTCGCCGTGATCAGCGTCGTTCTCACCGGTGGCGTCCCCGGCAATTTCGCCGGTGGTTCCGGAGGGTGGCTGTATCGCCTGGCTTCCGCCATCCGTCTGTGGTGTGTCTTCGTCCATCAGATCTCACCCATCGATTCCTGTCTGCGCATCAGATACAGAAAATACGGCCCGCCGACGAGCCCGGTCACGATCCCGACAGGGATCTGGACCGGCAGGGCGAGTCTGGCCCCGACATCGGCGGCGACCATCAGCGCCGGGCCGACGAACAGACAGCCGATCATCAGCTTCCGGTAGTCGCTACCGACGATGTTGCGCACCATGTGCGGGACGATCAACCCGACGAACCCGACGATACCCGCGACGGCGATGCTCGCCGCGGCCGCGAGGACGGCCACGCCCGAGAGCGCAAAGCGGACGCGTTCGACGCGCATGCCCAGCGAACTTGCGGTTCGCTCGCCGAGCAGGAGGACGTTCAGCTGTCGAGCACTGAGGACGGCAAGTACCAGCGCCAGCACCGACCATGGCAGGACCATCCGGACCTGCTCCCACTCAGTGCCAGTCAGCGAGCCAGTGATCCACGCGATCGCCGACTGGACGATCCCGAGATCATCAGCGAAGAAGAACATGGCCCGCTGGAGGCTGCCAAAGACCGTGCTGACGATCACGCCCGCAAGCACCAGCCGGACCGGCGAGGTGCCGTTCTTCCAGGCGATGGCATAGACGATCACGAACGCGAGGACGCCCCCGGCCGCGGCGAACACCGGCAACAGCATCGACGTGCTGACGTGGAGTTCGGCGACGAGCAACGGGACGACGAACGTCACGCCGGGGATCGCGACGAGCGTCAGGAGGATCGCGAGCCCGGCCCCGGAGGACACCCCGAGGATGAACGGGCTCGCGAGTTCGTTGCGCGTCACGGCCTGGAAGATCGCCCCCGAGACGGCCAGATTCATCCCGACGAAGACGGCGACGATCACCCGCGGGATCCGCATGTTCCAGACGATCAGGCTCTGGTTCGAGAGTTCGGGAAGTTCGCCACCGAGCAGGAACCCCTGCCAGGCCTGGAGACTGAACAGCACTTTCGGGTCGGAGACGGCCGCCCAGGCCTCACCCCACGTCATCGCGAAGTCCCCGTAGCGGATCTGGACGAACCCGGCGACCAGCACCACGACGACGCTCGCGAGACAGAGCGAAAGCAATGCGCTGTCGACGCGATCGAGCCACCCCAAGCGCGAGGCGACCCGGTCGCGCGTCGTCGGTTCGCCCGCCATGGTCAGGTGTCCACCTCCAGGGTGTCCCGGTCGGCCGCGATCTCCGCGGCGCGTTCGAGGACGAGTTCGTCCTCGAGGTGCTCGAGCAATCGCCGCTGGCCGCGGTCGGCCGTCGATTCGATCTCCGCCTCGGAGCGATACGCCGCGAGTCGACGGTCGATCTCCCGTTCGCGGAGTGCGACGTAGCGGCGGCGATCCACCTCGCGATCGGCGGGCCACCGGTCGGCGAACACCCCTCGCCAGGTCTCGCGCTCGCCCCACTTGTCTTCGCGCGATGACTCGGGGCGGACCCAGTCGTAGTAGGGGGCGAGCGCGGGCGGGTACCCCTGATCGCAGCGGACGGCCTCGACGACTTCGATCCCGACACGCGCGCCGCGACCGGCGGCCACGATCGCCTGTCGATCCGCCGCTCTCGAGGGCGAGGCGATATATAGGCCGTCGACGGGTGTCCCGCCGTCACGATCGGGATACGAGCGGTCGAGTCTGGTCCGGCCGTCGGCCCCGTCGAGCGTCTCGAAGGCGTCGTCTTCCAGAACAGGCCGGAGATATTCCCCGCCGTAGCGCGTCGCCGCGACGACCCGGTCGGCGGTGTGGGTGTTTCCAGCCGCCGTCTCGACGACGAATCCGGAGTCATCCGAGCGGTGTTCGACACGTTCGTCCGGGCGATCGATCCGTTCGACCAGTTCCGGGACGACATCACAGCCGGCTTCGGTGGCGTGGTCCTCGAACAGTGTCGACAGTGTCTCCACGCCGATGCTGACCGGGAATCCGGGGTAGTTCTCGACGACGGCGCACTGCTGGAGGGATGAGCGCCCGCGGTCGCAGACGAGCGTGTCCAGCCCGTACCGGGCCGTGAACACGCCAGCCGAACAGCCGGCAGGGCCGCCGCCGACGACGATTACGTCGTAGTCGGTGGCCGCCGTGCCACCTTCTCCGCCGTGACCGGCGCTCGTCGTGTTCGTGTGCCCGCGCCCGTCACGTTCGGTACTCGTCGCGTGACTCGATTCCTCGTGGTCGGTCATCGCTATCGGTCTCCGGTGATCGTCCCAGCGACGCGATGGTGATCGAATAGCTGTTCGTCCGCCGAGAGGTCCGGATACGGACCGGACTCGTAACGTGGCCACGTACCGAACTGCTCGGGATAGAGCTGTTTTGCGCCCATCTCGAGTTGGAAGAGGTTCATGAGGGGGCCCTGATGTCTCCCGCCCTGGGCGTAGATCCGGTCGTTCCGGACGGCGCTGACCGCACTGGCGACGGGATCCTCGGCGAGGGTCTCCCGGATCGCAGGCATGTCGTGGTCGTCGACGATCCCGCCGAGGATCACGAGGACATCCGGATCGGCTTCGAGCAGTCCCTCGTAGTCGATCTGGGTGCCGCTGCCGACGGCGTCGTCGTCGGCGAAGGCATCGACCGCGCCGAGCGGCCGGGTATGGGCAGCGTGATAGCCCGGGCCGTTCACGTCGTAGACCCACATCGTGTCGTTGCTCGTCGAGGGGAGGACCATCGTGACTGTCGGCCGCTCCGATTCCGGCGGGAGCCCCTCCCGAATCGTCGCCACCAGCGCCTCGTGCTCGCGTCGAAGGGCCTCGTAGCGCTCTTGTTCCCGAAGGACCGAGGCGACGTGGCCGAAGGTTTCCCAGAGCGTGTAGTACTCGTAGCTGTCGGCGTAGGCTTCGGGTGGTGTGGCGTGTTCGGCGCTGAACTTGTTGCCGAACCACGGCGCGACGCGTTCTGCGACCTCCTCGACATCCGCGCGCTCCCACTTGCCCATCGTGACCACGTGAGCGGGATCGGCGAGGTGAACGTCGCTGTCGAGGTCGTAGAGTTTCTCCTTGCTCGGGTTCCAGGAGTCATAGCAGTCGCTCCAGTCGACGGAGACGCCATCGAGTGGTGCGGTGATGGCGTCCATCAGCGAGTTCGTGTACTCGACGGCGTAGACGGCGTTGACATCGTCGCCCCGACCGAGGGCCAGCGCCATCTCGGCGTAGGGATTCATGATCGTGAAGATGTCCTCGGGGGTCTCCTCGAAGGGCACTTCTCCCATGGGGGCCATCGAGACAGAATATTCGCCTGCATCTTCGTCACCGTCCTGCTGGTCCGTCTGTGTCGCGGTTTCGTCGGTCGGTGTCGTCGATTCGGTCGGCGTGGCGGTCGCCGTCGGATCTGCCTGGCTGTCGGTCCCCGTGGGTGTCTCACCTGCCGGCGTCTCGGTCCCGTCCCCGTCACCCAGACAGCCGGCCAGCAAGCCACTGCCCAGAAGCGCCGTTCCGCTGGCGAGCCACGCGCGTCGAGTCAGTCCGGCGTCCCCATCTTCGTCCGCCGGGAATCGGTCGTCGGACATTTCAGAACTCCCCATTGACGACATCGGCAACGCGTTCACGGTCGAACAGTTCCGCCTCGACGCCGTAGAGGTGGCGGGCGGTCCGCTCGGTCAGGACCATGTTCGTGATCGGCCCCTGGTAGAGCCCGCCGGCACGGTAGACATCGCCGTTGTCGACGGCGGTGAGTGCGCTCGCCGTCGCGTGTTCCTCCAGGGAGGCGACCACAGTGTCCTCGAACGCGGATTCCGAGAGACCCTCGTATCCACGCAGGAGGAGGACTTCGGGGTCGACATCGAGCAGGGTTTCGAGATCGATCGCC is from Halorhabdus sp. BNX81 and encodes:
- a CDS encoding 4Fe-4S dicluster domain-containing protein, whose product is MSAQPGTPDVEQPSIEDRLYTVKYEDPGESHLDVELAGICEEKCVTQDCVSVCPANVWRMEGDDGVPTIAYENCLECGSCRWACSHGNVVWEYPENGSGVSYKFG
- a CDS encoding DUF6159 family protein, with product MGLFRRISIGFGLARRSGRVLRAHPNLLAFPLLGGLAGLAFVMTVFGGLFVADLGSGVVMYATLFVVYVVETFIASFFTAALVAATRETFRGEEPTVRASLAIAWEKRWQLLAWSVIAAVVGVIIRGIEESSEIGGTILAAVFSFAWGVMTYFIVPVIVFEEPSITGMFKQSGRTIKRTWGESLGTLSAISIVTVLLVLGGLGVAVVTFLTVGSTGLPGLVATVVIGGGAVLLAFLVGQALTGVAKTALYVYATDEEAPEFFEDMDFSQLGGGSQRSAGMAGGRI
- a CDS encoding ZIP family metal transporter, with translation MVTGLFVDLVGENRLVQALIGGVVIAALNLLGASLVLVWRDPSERALDGALGFAAGVMMAAAFTSLIVPGIDATEILVPGVAADGLLRPLPVLIGIALGVLVLDRGDALVPHAHILLTGRKRADAAGQSEQLPIDDPRVASVVLFILAITLHNIPEGLAVGVGFGSGDVGAALALMLAIGIQNIPEGLAVSIAAINAGLDRRLYAAVAGIRAGVVEIPLAVLGALAVTVVAPLLPYAMGFAAGAMVFVISDEIVPETHTRGNERVATLGTMAGVLVMLYLDVALG
- a CDS encoding ABC transporter ATP-binding protein, yielding MDEDTPQTDGGSQAIQPPSGTTGEIAGDATGENDADHGDPSPDASEFLGKDVVAGYPGSEEPVIDDVTIRLPPGQVTALIGPNGSGKSTLLSGLADQLSIDDGTVLLDGTDVHTLEAKELARKLGLLSQENVAPDSLSVADLVGHGRYPHRGFFESLTEADREAIDEAIDLAGVGHLRDREVGSLSGGQQQLVWIAMALAQGTDVLLLDEPTTFLDMHHQLEVMGIVERLRDEREVTVGIVLHDIEQAARYADHVVALRDGAVYDRGPPEAVITEGLLAEVFGVEARVTVTDSGPRVTPLRALHDGDG
- a CDS encoding iron ABC transporter permease, which produces MAGEPTTRDRVASRLGWLDRVDSALLSLCLASVVVVLVAGFVQIRYGDFAMTWGEAWAAVSDPKVLFSLQAWQGFLLGGELPELSNQSLIVWNMRIPRVIVAVFVGMNLAVSGAIFQAVTRNELASPFILGVSSGAGLAILLTLVAIPGVTFVVPLLVAELHVSTSMLLPVFAAAGGVLAFVIVYAIAWKNGTSPVRLVLAGVIVSTVFGSLQRAMFFFADDLGIVQSAIAWITGSLTGTEWEQVRMVLPWSVLALVLAVLSARQLNVLLLGERTASSLGMRVERVRFALSGVAVLAAAASIAVAGIVGFVGLIVPHMVRNIVGSDYRKLMIGCLFVGPALMVAADVGARLALPVQIPVGIVTGLVGGPYFLYLMRRQESMGEI
- a CDS encoding NAD(P)/FAD-dependent oxidoreductase codes for the protein MTDHEESSHATSTERDGRGHTNTTSAGHGGEGGTAATDYDVIVVGGGPAGCSAGVFTARYGLDTLVCDRGRSSLQQCAVVENYPGFPVSIGVETLSTLFEDHATEAGCDVVPELVERIDRPDERVEHRSDDSGFVVETAAGNTHTADRVVAATRYGGEYLRPVLEDDAFETLDGADGRTRLDRSYPDRDGGTPVDGLYIASPSRAADRQAIVAAGRGARVGIEVVEAVRCDQGYPPALAPYYDWVRPESSREDKWGERETWRGVFADRWPADREVDRRRYVALREREIDRRLAAYRSEAEIESTADRGQRRLLEHLEDELVLERAAEIAADRDTLEVDT
- a CDS encoding ABC transporter substrate-binding protein, whose amino-acid sequence is MSDDRFPADEDGDAGLTRRAWLASGTALLGSGLLAGCLGDGDGTETPAGETPTGTDSQADPTATATPTESTTPTDETATQTDQQDGDEDAGEYSVSMAPMGEVPFEETPEDIFTIMNPYAEMALALGRGDDVNAVYAVEYTNSLMDAITAPLDGVSVDWSDCYDSWNPSKEKLYDLDSDVHLADPAHVVTMGKWERADVEEVAERVAPWFGNKFSAEHATPPEAYADSYEYYTLWETFGHVASVLREQERYEALRREHEALVATIREGLPPESERPTVTMVLPSTSNDTMWVYDVNGPGYHAAHTRPLGAVDAFADDDAVGSGTQIDYEGLLEADPDVLVILGGIVDDHDMPAIRETLAEDPVASAVSAVRNDRIYAQGGRHQGPLMNLFQLEMGAKQLYPEQFGTWPRYESGPYPDLSADEQLFDHHRVAGTITGDR